In the Entelurus aequoreus isolate RoL-2023_Sb linkage group LG16, RoL_Eaeq_v1.1, whole genome shotgun sequence genome, tgacaatgTTGTAAACTTAAAGTAGTTTAGATATAATTGtagaatacgattaaaatcaagagtatgaTTACTAATTCTGTGTTGATATTGGAATGGCTCCGGACCCCTCTGTAATGGAAAAGTTGGGTCCCGAAGTCCAAAACTTTAtagtttgctgtttgttacatttttgttgtgttttgcttgattgtaaaatatgtctatggaggagctgctcTGAGAAGTGAAAGAcgtgcgatgttcatatgttgttaatattcagtgttttattgttcatagttaatattgtaaatcctttctttattttcatgtacattttgggtgtcccattcagtaaaaaactgtaaaattccatttttgaggtggtctgtcgtaacttttttagaactctatcggacattgtgacttttggtattagtgttcctggaaaaaaagggacccaaacacacatacacagctaattgtgtatatatcatttatgcacacatacacactggccgccccagacacatttctctctctcaatgtggcccccgagtcacaaTATTTgcccaaggttttccaaaataaatcaactccagttatggaaaaaaatgccaacatggcactgccatatttattattgaagtcacaaagtgcattatttgttttaacatgcctcaaaacagcagcttggaatttggtacatgctctccctgagagagcatgaggaggttgaggtgggcggggttggggggttgggggggcggagtTTTAGGGGGAGgcgggggtgtgtattgtagtgtcccggaagagttagtgctgcaaggggttctgggtatttgttctgttgtgtttatgttgtgttacggtgcggatgttctcccgaaatgtgtttgtcattcttgtttggtgtgggttcacagtgtggcgcatatttgtaacaatgttaaagttgtttatacggccaccctcagtgtgacctgtatggctgttgaccaagtatgcgatgcattcacttgtgtgtgtgaaaagccgtagatattatgtgactggaccggcacgcaaaggcagtgcccttaaggtttattggcgctctgtacttctccctatgtccgtgcacagcggagttttaaaaagtcatacatttttactttttgaaaccgataccgataatttccgatattacattttaaagcatttatcggccgataatatcagcagtccgatattatcggacacctctagttGCTtcgctttcttcccctccatttttctgcattctttcgtatctcaagttatcattacgtatatgtattgttgcatttgaacaactgtattgttgataatagaggtaaattattgtttttgttcattatcaatagcgctatttctattggtatttgtattgctccatttgtagtgtaataatgttcattgtcatttctgtattattatttatttcgctaactgcttctttgctatcacttttgtacatatcgtatttgctgatgttgctctattgttgttgttgttgttgttattattgtttgatgtagttgtttttgtctctctgtctaatccccctcttgtccccacaatttcccactctgtcttcctttttttctctttctatcccctcctgctccggcccggctgcaccaaatgataatataaatacatttaataaagtcaaatacaaataaggcaacaagagaagtatcctacacttcccttttgtaaagtcaatctgcacggccgatatgggcatctacatctactatatgatttgcctgagaagctggacaggacaaaaaaaaaaaaaagaatatttgcccagctctgaacTATGCTTACAGAACCTGTATTCGTTTTCAAAAAACGGTAACAGGTGTAATTAGATCCTCTTCTTTCCACGGCTTCAAGGACAATTGTGTAAGCGTAATACGTGATGTCACTTCAGGTGACTTTGTTAGGCAAGTTTGCCCTAAACTACTACCACCATTGTGTTTCTATAGAACTTGACAAATTATATAGCTGTCAATCAAAGTTATGTGCGTGATTCCCTTTGTCAGGTTTCACAGGTGACTTTCCAAAATAATCTCAAACAACACACGCCAGCTCTTAGATAACTCCTCCATCCTGGCAGACGTGAAATAAACACATAACATTGGTTTCTATGTAGGCTGAGCGACTAGAAAGCAGTGcttctccaaaacaaaactcaTGTGAGTGGGTGGAATTAGATCACCTGTGGAACCACACGCCACCTGCTTGTCTCAGGTGTAATAGCACTAGATCATGTCCACCTGAGAAGTTGTTATTGGAGTTGTCAGAGTTCTGGGGAAAAAATGCCTTTCTAGAGGGCGTTGTCTCTCAGGGGGATAAGGCGCCACAATATGACCGTAGCAACATATTCCTGTACTGTAAATGATTTCTGCAGAAACGTGTCACGTGTCCTAATGGTTTTATGGCAGTCAAGCGCAAGCCCCGCCCCTTTTTGGGTTGGCCCTTAGGTAAGCTATAAACTGTTGCACGCGCAGGTTTAAGTGACGAGACGTGCCAGGGCTCAACATCACCGGAACCAATTAAGTGCACTTTACGCACAGGACTTTTACGCACAGGACTTTTACGCACCGGACCGGACACACCAATCCAAGTAGCgcaagactaaaaaaaaaaaaaaaaagtcatgaagCTTGGAGTTTTGTGTGGGAAAATGGATGAGATGTACAAAGCTCCGGAGGGAGGGACGTTGTCGCCTCTCCCCGCCGATGAGGAGCTGGGCTCGGATGGAGACTTCGCGGCGCACAGCCCTGCTGCGAGCGGGAAATCCAAGCCGTACACCAGGAGACCCAAACCGCCCTTCTCCTACATCGCCCTCATCGCCATGGCCATCCGGGACTCCCCGTCCGGCCGCCTCACTTTAGCCGAAATCAACGCGTATCTCATGAACAAGTTCCCCTTCTTCCGGGGCGGCTACACCGGCTGGAGGAACTCGGTGCGCCACAACCTGTCCCTCAACGACTGCTTCCACAAGGTGCTGCGCGACCCTTCCCGGCCGTGGGGGAAGGACAATTTCTGGATGCTCAACCCCCACAGCGAGTACACGTTCGCGGACGGCGTGTTCCGGCGCCGGCGGAAGCGCCTCAACATCTGCTTGAGTAAACAGCAGCAGCGGGAAGGCTCGGAGGACGCGCCGCCGCCGGGCAGCGACCTCGCAAGCTCGCCTAAGAAGTTCACCAGCTCCTTCACGATAGACAGCATCCTCAGCAAGCCCTTCTCCAAACACCATTTCCCACGCGTGGATCGCTACAGCGGCGTGATGATGATGCACTATTTAAATTCACCTGCTGCCTCTTTGCTGCACAACAAGCCGACGTATCACATGGACCCCGGGACTGCGCATGCGCCGATGTGTGGGCTCCTTTTACAAACTTTGTGAAGCTTTTTAATGGCGCTTCTTATTCTTCATGTTGCATCGTCGTAAATCATGTGCACGACTGCAAGAAGGAAACCGGCGAATGACATGATTATATTTGACTTtggtggaggttttttttttttgacatttcgTTTGTGTACAGTCGTGTGATGTAGcacaaataggctccagcaccccctgctaccccaaaagggacaagcggtagaaatggatggatggatggatctgtcACAATAACTGTTACTAATATTGTAAAGCTGTTTGTTTGCACTTTCTTTACAATACAtgtttgtttcaaaataaaacactctCAAGTTGTTCTGTAAAGTGTTGTTGTCAAATATTTCAAACTAAATGTTTCTGCTTAACCTACttgtatatttcatatttatgcTGCTgcagtaaaacaaacaaacaaacaaaaaacatgttattcaaaacacacatgtccactgcagtggactcgtgaggttataatttaaaaaaaataaaaaattcactaCAGCAACAGTATATAACATTATTTCCATTCCTTGGGTATTttcatattcaatcaatcaattaattcaCTCATCGGTGCGTGCCATGGGTTGGACCCCACGCATGCGCAATAGTGTTTCCGGATAATTTTTGGCCCCGTTCTTAGAAAATGACGCTGGAACCCAATCTTTGTTAATCTAATTATGGTTTTAAATCATTTTCCTAACGTTTTTACATCCACATATGTCTGATTGCAGGAGTTCAATTTAGACTAACAGACATATTAGCAGTTATTTTTTGCTGAATTGTGGATTTTATGGATTATGAATTGTTGTTTGTTGATGGTGTGGTGGACTGGAACAGGAGGTAAACAAAAGTGTTGAAAAATGTCCAGAaatggggtaggattaaataaactcttctCCTACAGGATGTGGAATTGTAAACAACATTGTAACTAACTATATatacatgttggaaataaacaaaTACCAATTCATCATTTCTATGAGCTGTATAGGCCTTCCCTGATTTGGTCTGTaaaccataatcatcaaaattatacccccccccccccaaaaaaaaaattacaacaaaaagattattgaaatatttcactttgtaaATCTATAGAAAGTGAGGGTTTCACTTGTTGAATTAAACTATCTATCCATTAGTAAACTTTAAAATATTATCATTCTTAATTGTCCCCTTTGACATATAATCTTCAAAACTTTGATAAAGTCAACTTCAAGTATcctttttttctcgttatattctGTTCCAGCTAAATTGACCCACTTTCTCCCATAATAATACGTGTTGTACATTATAGTAGATATTAACATTATaaaagttaacatgtgtcaacaaAAATATGCCAAAATGTGTTCAAATCCCAATTAGCTCGTTGTTGGTCTTAAAATGTAAATGTGCCTGCTATCAAACCCCTCCAATAGCATTGTGCTCTTTGAATAGACTTTCTTTCGTGTCCAAATTTGATGTGCATTGACATTTTTGGAGGATTTAGAGAGCTTTTGTTTAAGAGGGGATATAGGCAGGGCTTTGAGggatttgaatatttttttccGTAATTCAAATTGGTTATAAAATACAAAAAGTTAAGGTAAAATCTGAATTGCTGTCTAATTTgctgtttgaaaaaaaatccttgtggatcattaaagtttgtctaagtctaaagttGAATAAAAAGGTTGTTTGAATCTAATTAGGAATGTGGAACACAAcctgatagaagaaaggtaaaataTATTAAATCTATTGCTGATCGCATCGGACAGTATTATGTTTATAAGTTTCACTTCTGCATAGCACATAATTGTGGTGTGTTCAAGGCACCTTGATTATAGTTCGAAAAGGAGGCGTCAATAGTTTTTATAGACAGGGAAGCCTTaactaacaataatgataattaacccatctttaattaaataaaaaaacagtattaAATATTATTCTATACCAAATATTGGAGCTATTACAACAATATGTACACactaaaaatgttgggttaaaaaataacccaattttaacccaactgctggttgaGAAAAGGACGaatcccttatttgagttattttaactcaacattttgggtccattttttcaacccaacttttgcgtggaattatttaaccaaaacgttgagttatgataacttaatgttgggttattcccaaccaaactattgggttgaattatttaacccacacgtcagttatgctaactcaatgttgggtgattcaTAACCcagctattgggttgaatttatttaacacaaaagctgagttatgctcactacaatgttgggttattcctaaCCCAATTATTGGGTTGAGCAATTTAGTGCTCCTTGACCAactagttggttaaaaattatacattttactgctggtttgtcctactccttcccaactactgatcaaacattatttttattccattaaaatatactcaaaagcaagatataagtgggattttatttacaagaattgccgtgtatggtcatagtagtcctatacagcatgctcatatatgttcatgtacataagatgtgtgattgtaaataatgttaatgggattaatccataatacaattcacttcaagaacaaagtacatttttaataataaaaaaagaaagtatttTACCCTTAATGCGtttctcattgaaaaacaacccaaaaatggttcatagttttgaaaacctagAAATTGAGTTTAAATAATACccctataacccaaaaaatggattgctcttcataaaaaataacttcaaaatttaacccaacactcgtaACTcttaaattgggttatcaaaataacccagcatctTTTTAGTGTGCATGTAaacatatacgtgtgtgtgtatggtaaataatgttaatgagattaatccataataacatttccttcaagaaaaaagtacatttttaattaaaataaaaaagcattttacccaaaaaagcgttactcattgaaaaacaaccccaaaatggttcatagttttgaaaacccagaaatttagtttaaataatacccttataacccaaaaaatggattgctcttcataaaaaataactcatgtaacacaacactcgcaactcattaaTTGGGTTATCAAATAACCCAGCATTGTTTAGTGTGCATGTAACATATAAGAGTGTGTGTGTAGGTTAGGGTGGGGTTGGGGCCCTTTTTGAGTTAAAAGTTACAAAAaagtaatattaaagaccaaaatggAGCCACAAGCAAATTCTTGTTTCGGGCCACACAAAGTCTGGGGCCGGCCCTGGTTTTGGGGGGTTGTAAGGGGGGTGATTTGTCTTTTACGCACATGCTGGTGTCCGGCTTCTAGTCTGGATCTAGTCCAGATGGGAGGGAGTTCAGTTCCTGAGGACTTCTTGGAGGGATGGTGAGGGTCTAGCAGGGCAGAGCCGCAGAAGAAGTCTAGGTGGTCGAGGGGAGGGGGGGCCCTAAGAGAATATGGACCGAGTCGAGGAAGAGGCGCTGAAGATGGACGTTCTCGATTTGCTTTGCGTCTGGAGGGTCTGCACGGAGCATGGAAGCCGAAAAGGATCGGCGTCGATTGGGTTTTGAACCCCAGAGGATGATTTAGTGGCGCAGATATGGCGAGCAAAAGCCCCCATTTGGATCCGAACGTTGCGCGCTCCATGCCGGCCGCGCAAGTGTCGATGGCGGCCGGTGCGCAAGATGGCAAAAGCAAGAGGGGGAACTCCGGCTTGAGACGCCCGGAAAAGCCTCCGTACTCCTACATCGCCCTCATCGTCATGGCCATCCAGAGCTCGCCGAGCAAGAGACTCACGCTGAGTGAGATCTACCAGTTCCTGCAGGCGCGCTTCACCTTCTTCCGGGGGTCTTACCAGGGATGGAAGAACTCCGTCAGACACAACCTGTCCCTCAACGAGTGTTTCATCAAACTCCCCAAGGGCCTCGGCAGACCCGGCAAGGGCCACTACTGGACCATCGACCCGGGCAGCGAGTTCATGTTCGAGGAGGGATCCTTTCGACGCAGACCCCGCGGCTTCCGCAGGAAATGCCAGACGCTGAAGCCCATGTACCGGATGATGAACGGCATCGGGTTTGGGGCCAACTTCGACTTCCAGGCGGCGTCGGGGGCCCCGTTAGTGTGTCATAACGGCTACAACCTGGACTTTAACGCGGGGGGCTTCGAAGGGCATCACGTCGCGTCCCCTGCGGGCTCCAGCTCCTCGTACATGGCTGCGTGCCAGGTGGCCCCTGGCGCGGACTATTGCGTCCCGGACAGCGGGGGCAGCTCCTTGCAGTCCTCCCCGGCCATGGTGGGGCCTCTGGACTGTCAGAGCCCGTATGGCACCGCGGCCTCGCACTGGAGCTCACCTGCCGTGCCTGCAGCCTACATCAAGCAGCAGACTCTGGCATCGAACAGCAGCACCGGCGCGCACGCCGCTTTGCACACGCACGGGATGGCGTCTTATTCGCTGGATCAAAGCTACCTGCACCACACCGGGCGAGATTCTAGCGACATGCCAGGTAATACAACATCAGTGAATGCATGGCCTGaaaaataaaactgcattttaatGATAAAACAGCATTTTTGCATAATTATTATGTTGGAAAAGCTCATTTATAGCAAGTTAAACTCAAATAGCTATGTTTTACTTTTCTTTATTTATGTTTAGTTTAATTTACAAATATATAACCCTGTTGGTATGCACATTGATGCAAATAAATTGATTTATAAATTAGTGCAAACAATAATACATGACTATAAAGTGCGTAACAATTTCATAAAACATGAAATGCATTGAAATAAAATATAACTCCAAGCACATATTATATTAAATCGAATCCATTCGATTATACGTTCCTCATTGAAGAATTTTTGGGCCCTATTCATTTTtctctattttattttaattgtacatatATTTGAGTAAACCTGACATTTGACACATTTTTCTGCCATTACgtacatttttcaaaacattATGAACATATATTCAAATGTCCCCCCTATTATTTGATTGTCAATTTTGTAATAAGTGCGTGGACTTTTCTAATTtttaaaataatgcatttttattttttcggtTATTTTatctacttttttttctttccaattGTGAAATATTGTCCCCTTTCTTAGTAAACAAGGACGTTTTTCAAGAATATATCTTCAGTTTTCTcggtattttatttttgttgttgttgcaaatacgTGGAAATACATGGCTACCGAATTTCCACGTAtttgcaacatatatatatatatatatatatatatatatatatatatatatatatatatatatatatatatatatatatgtatatatatatatatatatatatatatatatatatatatatatatatatatatatatagtacttaaATAGTACTTAAACATGTGTTCTTTTGGAATGCAGTGCCGGATTTCCAcgtatttgcaacaacaacaaatatatatatatatatatatatatatatatatatatatatatatatatatatatatatatatatatatatatatatatatatatatatatatatatatatatatatatatatatatatatatatatatatatactgtatatttatatatgtgtgtatatttatatatatatatatatatatatatatatatatatatatatatatatatatatatatatatatatatatatatatatatatatatatatatatatatatatatatattataccctatataatataatatataatatttaagtaAAATTTTACttaaattttacattttcacTTCTCAAAATGTGCTTTAATTGATACATATTGAATCGTAATAGAATgcacatttattaacaaaagggTGCACATCTTATTTACACCCATTGAACGTGATACAAAGTGCAAAAGTAATCCTTATTAAAAACACAATCTAAAATACTTGCTAAACATTAATAGATACATTAAAAGATGTTATATATTTCAACATAATGTGTATTTTGCTTGTTTTTCAGCTGGATTGTCTCGGTACCCAAGCCACTCCTCCCCAGTGTGCGACAGGAAGGATTTCGTTCTCAGCCTGAATGGGATGTCCTCTCTGCACTCCGGCTCTGGTGGCGCTTAttatcatcatcaccaccatcatcatcagttGCACCACCACCAGAGTGCCTACCAGGACGTCAAGCCTTGCGTCATTTAACCAATCCGTGAATTTTCTATTCCTTCTCTATCACGTCGTGACGTCATGAACTCAGTAGACTTATACCGACCGACTGATTGCACACATTCTAAGGACGTCTCCAGGAACACCC is a window encoding:
- the LOC133631422 gene encoding forkhead box protein Q1-like; translation: MKLGVLCGKMDEMYKAPEGGTLSPLPADEELGSDGDFAAHSPAASGKSKPYTRRPKPPFSYIALIAMAIRDSPSGRLTLAEINAYLMNKFPFFRGGYTGWRNSVRHNLSLNDCFHKVLRDPSRPWGKDNFWMLNPHSEYTFADGVFRRRRKRLNICLSKQQQREGSEDAPPPGSDLASSPKKFTSSFTIDSILSKPFSKHHFPRVDRYSGVMMMHYLNSPAASLLHNKPTYHMDPGTAHAPMCGLLLQTL
- the LOC133631423 gene encoding forkhead box protein F2-like; amino-acid sequence: MASKSPHLDPNVARSMPAAQVSMAAGAQDGKSKRGNSGLRRPEKPPYSYIALIVMAIQSSPSKRLTLSEIYQFLQARFTFFRGSYQGWKNSVRHNLSLNECFIKLPKGLGRPGKGHYWTIDPGSEFMFEEGSFRRRPRGFRRKCQTLKPMYRMMNGIGFGANFDFQAASGAPLVCHNGYNLDFNAGGFEGHHVASPAGSSSSYMAACQVAPGADYCVPDSGGSSLQSSPAMVGPLDCQSPYGTAASHWSSPAVPAAYIKQQTLASNSSTGAHAALHTHGMASYSLDQSYLHHTGRDSSDMPAGLSRYPSHSSPVCDRKDFVLSLNGMSSLHSGSGGAYYHHHHHHHQLHHHQSAYQDVKPCVI